Proteins encoded within one genomic window of Desertibacillus haloalkaliphilus:
- a CDS encoding alpha/beta fold hydrolase produces the protein MSSNEMLLNHDVYKNQTYPDAPWVVLLHGIGGNSNIWKKQLCDFKEKFNVITIDLPGHYPNPVFNEWDQGYSWTRCCEMIIRVLDNYHLKKVNFAGISLGSIIIHQLIKQYPDRVNSAVLGATITEFNTLSKVLLSIGSALKRFVPYIWLYIIFSHVIMPKRRHSFSRSIFIREARKMKEDQFLKWFELIRSVKQTSVDINTSEVPRLYISGSEDYLFVKLLNQHMESDPYGSLLEIKKCGHLCNIEKSSKFNESAIAFISEQSDVASRYEKKIV, from the coding sequence TTGTCTTCAAATGAGATGTTGTTAAATCATGACGTTTATAAAAACCAGACGTACCCAGATGCACCATGGGTCGTGCTTTTACACGGTATAGGTGGTAATTCAAACATTTGGAAAAAGCAGTTATGTGACTTTAAAGAAAAGTTTAACGTTATTACCATTGATTTACCAGGTCATTATCCTAACCCAGTTTTCAACGAATGGGATCAGGGCTATTCTTGGACAAGGTGCTGCGAAATGATTATTCGGGTACTTGATAATTATCATTTGAAAAAGGTCAATTTCGCAGGTATCTCATTAGGATCGATTATTATCCACCAATTAATTAAACAATACCCTGACCGAGTCAATTCAGCTGTCTTAGGTGCGACGATTACAGAATTTAATACTCTCTCAAAGGTTCTGTTGTCGATTGGAAGTGCTTTAAAGCGGTTTGTCCCTTATATTTGGCTATATATTATATTTTCCCATGTTATCATGCCGAAACGGAGGCACTCATTTTCAAGGTCTATCTTTATACGAGAAGCTAGAAAAATGAAGGAAGATCAATTCCTAAAATGGTTTGAGCTTATCAGGTCTGTGAAGCAAACATCAGTTGATATCAATACGTCAGAAGTTCCCAGACTGTATATTTCTGGTAGTGAGGATTATTTATTTGTTAAACTTTTGAATCAACATATGGAAAGCGATCCATATGGATCGCTTCTTGAGATTAAAAAGTGTGGTCATCTTTGCAATATTGAAAAAAGTTCTAAGTTTAATGAATCTGCGATAGCTTTTATATCTGAACAATCAGATGTTGCTTCGAGGTATGAGAAGAAGATTGTATAA